Genomic segment of Candidatus Chlorohelix allophototropha:
ACACCTTGATGGAAATGGTTCAAGCGTTTTTTAAGCGTTGGGCAATTTGCTCCAACATTCCTTCGCTAACGACAGATGCCTCGGAAGATGACCCTTTGTGGAATAAATGCTCTTTGAGATAATTCTCCAAATCAGCATGTTCGACAATAGGGCAATTGGGGTGTTTAGAAGAAAATAATTTGCCCCTATCCAGCACTACCACTGGTTGAACCGGAACCTGCGGTAAGTTCCGCACCGACAACCACGATTTTACCTCACGGGCGGCACGTATTACCTTCCAAGTGGGACTATCCTTGAGACGTTTGCGGTTAAGAATAGGCTGTTCTTTGATGTCTGCGCCTTGTTCTCCCATGTACTTGTACCAAGTGTCTCCCTCGCAAATATATTGACCAGAAAAAGGGGCTACTTCTAGTACCAGCGCGCCATAAGGACCTAATAACACCCCATCAATCATTCCAATTGAACGGTTCTCAGATAACAGCAGATTGAGGAAATATATATAATTCTCACCCAGAACTTGGTGCAATAGTGTTGCCAGTCGCTCTTGGCTGCGCCATTTCTGGAGCGTGACACGCGCCCGATTGCCAAACCAGAATGCCCCTGCTAAAGGGGGCAAGCCTAGCGCCAGTATCCAAATGGAAATCGAAAATGCCAGAAATATAAATAGCAAGGCAACTATACCAAGTCCCCCTGCCAAACCGAGGTCTCGAAGAATCAACTGACGATAAGCTGAAGAAGTGCCTTTAGCTTGCAATAGTGCCTCTAATTAACCGGTTCTATCCTGTAAATTTGGCTACCCTTAAATTCTGCAATAAATTGCAATTTCAGACCAGCCGCTATTGCCCCACTCTTATCTTTATACAAAGCGTCTAAGGCTGAATAACGCTCTACGCCAAGCACCAGATAATTTGCCCCAAAGCGGCGGGCAGCTTCTAGATTAGCCGCTACACTATCGCTTGCCAGCGCTATAGCCGGATTCCCAGTAGTGTAGTAGTAGCTTAACGGCT
This window contains:
- a CDS encoding nuclease-related domain-containing protein; amino-acid sequence: MQAKGTSSAYRQLILRDLGLAGGLGIVALLFIFLAFSISIWILALGLPPLAGAFWFGNRARVTLQKWRSQERLATLLHQVLGENYIYFLNLLLSENRSIGMIDGVLLGPYGALVLEVAPFSGQYICEGDTWYKYMGEQGADIKEQPILNRKRLKDSPTWKVIRAAREVKSWLSVRNLPQVPVQPVVVLDRGKLFSSKHPNCPIVEHADLENYLKEHLFHKGSSSEASVVSEGMLEQIAQRLKNA